A stretch of Cucumis sativus cultivar 9930 chromosome 2, Cucumber_9930_V3, whole genome shotgun sequence DNA encodes these proteins:
- the LOC101203585 gene encoding uncharacterized protein LOC101203585 isoform X1, which yields MFPRRCRNLVFGFELIGAGVLHGKRILWTFLEIKGERMEMRNKFRKSTTLRCDSQSKCLISVVIGSLMVCILLLSLLSPTSRKNEMGQGIQIRTSHHLHLRELQEVEEENIQIPPPHKRPRRAPKRRPKRMTPLIDEFLDEDSQLRRKFFPDHKTFIDPMITGNDSMFYYPGRVWLDTEGNPIQAHGGGVIFDERSETYYWYGEYKDGPTYHAHEKGAARVDIIGIGCYSSKDLWSWKNEGIVLAAEETDETHDLHKSNVLERPKVIYNSRTGKYVMWMHIDNVNYTKASVGVAISDYPNGPFHYLQSKRPHGFDSRDMTIFKDDNGTAYLIYSSQGNSELHVGPLSEDYLDVTNVARRILIGQHREAPALFKHKGTYYMITSGCTGWAPNEALAHAAESIMGPWETIGNPCIGENKMFRLATFLSQSTFVIPLPSSYPNLFIFMADRWNPADLRDSRYVWLPLMVGGLVDQPLDYNFRFPLWSRVSIYWHRKWRLPQGWNSLK from the exons GAGATAAAGGGCGAGAGGATGGAGATGAGGAACAAATTCAGGAAATCCACTACTTTACGTTGTGATTCACAGAGCAAATGTTTGATATCTGTGGTAATTGGGAGTCTAATGGTGTGCATTCTTTTGCTGAGTTTACTTTCTCCTACAAGCCGCAAAAATGAGATGGGTCAGGGTATCCAAATTCGAACGAGTCATCATCTTCACTTACGAGAACTTCAAGaggtggaagaagaaaacattcaaattccCCCTCCCCATAAGAGACCTCGACGTGCACCGAAGCGAAGACCAAAACGAATGACCCCACTGATTGATGAATTTCTTGATGAAGATTCACAGCTTAGACGCAAGTTCTTTCCTGATCATAAAACTTTCATTGATCCGATGATCACGGGAAATGATAGTATGTTCTATTATCCAGGGAGAGTTTGGCTAGATACTGAAGGGAATCCCATTCAAGCTCACGGAGGTGGAGTGATATTTGATGAAAGATCCGAAACATACTATTGGTATGGAGAGTATAAAGATGGTCCCACCTACCATGCTCACGAAAAGGGAGCTGCACGG GTTGACATTATAGGAATTGGTTGCTACTCTTCCAAAGACTTGTGGAGCTGGAAAAATGAAGGCATTGTTTTGGCAGCGGAAGAAACAGATGAGACCCATGATCTTCATAAATCGAATGTGCTTGAGAGGCCGAAAGTAATCTACAATTCAAGGACTGGAAAATATGTAATGTGGATGCATATTGATAATGTGAACTATACAAAGGCTTCTGTTGGTGTTGCCATCAGTGATTACCCAAACGGTCCATTCCATTATCTCCAGAGCAAAAGACCCCATGGATTTGACAGTAGAGACATGACAATCTTCAAAGATGACAATGGTACAGCCTATCTCATTTACTCATCCCAAGGCAATAGTGAGCTTCATGTAGGACCTCTCTCAGAAGATTATCTCGACGTGACCAATGTAGCAAGAAGGATTCTCATCGGCCAACATCGAGAAGCACCAGCTTTGTTCAAACATAAGGGAACTTACTATATGATCACATCAGGGTGCACGGGATGGGCTCCGAACGAGGCACTGGCACACGCAGCAGAGTCAATAATGGGTCCATGGGAGACAATAGGAAACCCATGTATAGGAGAAAACAAGATGTTTCGACTGGCGACATTCTTGTCTCAGAGCACATTTGTTATTCCTCTACCTTCTTCATACCCCAACTTGTTTATTTTCATGGCAGACCGATGGAACCCTGCCGATCTTAGAGACTCGAGGTACGTTTGGTTGCCATTGATGGTTGGTGGACTTGTGGATCAACCCCTTGACTACAATTTTAGGTTCCCTTTGTGGTCAAGAGTGTCTATATATTGGCATAGGAAGTGGAGGCTTCCTCAAGGCTGGAATTCATTGAAATGA
- the LOC101203585 gene encoding uncharacterized protein LOC101203585 isoform X2, translating to MEMRNKFRKSTTLRCDSQSKCLISVVIGSLMVCILLLSLLSPTSRKNEMGQGIQIRTSHHLHLRELQEVEEENIQIPPPHKRPRRAPKRRPKRMTPLIDEFLDEDSQLRRKFFPDHKTFIDPMITGNDSMFYYPGRVWLDTEGNPIQAHGGGVIFDERSETYYWYGEYKDGPTYHAHEKGAARVDIIGIGCYSSKDLWSWKNEGIVLAAEETDETHDLHKSNVLERPKVIYNSRTGKYVMWMHIDNVNYTKASVGVAISDYPNGPFHYLQSKRPHGFDSRDMTIFKDDNGTAYLIYSSQGNSELHVGPLSEDYLDVTNVARRILIGQHREAPALFKHKGTYYMITSGCTGWAPNEALAHAAESIMGPWETIGNPCIGENKMFRLATFLSQSTFVIPLPSSYPNLFIFMADRWNPADLRDSRYVWLPLMVGGLVDQPLDYNFRFPLWSRVSIYWHRKWRLPQGWNSLK from the exons ATGGAGATGAGGAACAAATTCAGGAAATCCACTACTTTACGTTGTGATTCACAGAGCAAATGTTTGATATCTGTGGTAATTGGGAGTCTAATGGTGTGCATTCTTTTGCTGAGTTTACTTTCTCCTACAAGCCGCAAAAATGAGATGGGTCAGGGTATCCAAATTCGAACGAGTCATCATCTTCACTTACGAGAACTTCAAGaggtggaagaagaaaacattcaaattccCCCTCCCCATAAGAGACCTCGACGTGCACCGAAGCGAAGACCAAAACGAATGACCCCACTGATTGATGAATTTCTTGATGAAGATTCACAGCTTAGACGCAAGTTCTTTCCTGATCATAAAACTTTCATTGATCCGATGATCACGGGAAATGATAGTATGTTCTATTATCCAGGGAGAGTTTGGCTAGATACTGAAGGGAATCCCATTCAAGCTCACGGAGGTGGAGTGATATTTGATGAAAGATCCGAAACATACTATTGGTATGGAGAGTATAAAGATGGTCCCACCTACCATGCTCACGAAAAGGGAGCTGCACGG GTTGACATTATAGGAATTGGTTGCTACTCTTCCAAAGACTTGTGGAGCTGGAAAAATGAAGGCATTGTTTTGGCAGCGGAAGAAACAGATGAGACCCATGATCTTCATAAATCGAATGTGCTTGAGAGGCCGAAAGTAATCTACAATTCAAGGACTGGAAAATATGTAATGTGGATGCATATTGATAATGTGAACTATACAAAGGCTTCTGTTGGTGTTGCCATCAGTGATTACCCAAACGGTCCATTCCATTATCTCCAGAGCAAAAGACCCCATGGATTTGACAGTAGAGACATGACAATCTTCAAAGATGACAATGGTACAGCCTATCTCATTTACTCATCCCAAGGCAATAGTGAGCTTCATGTAGGACCTCTCTCAGAAGATTATCTCGACGTGACCAATGTAGCAAGAAGGATTCTCATCGGCCAACATCGAGAAGCACCAGCTTTGTTCAAACATAAGGGAACTTACTATATGATCACATCAGGGTGCACGGGATGGGCTCCGAACGAGGCACTGGCACACGCAGCAGAGTCAATAATGGGTCCATGGGAGACAATAGGAAACCCATGTATAGGAGAAAACAAGATGTTTCGACTGGCGACATTCTTGTCTCAGAGCACATTTGTTATTCCTCTACCTTCTTCATACCCCAACTTGTTTATTTTCATGGCAGACCGATGGAACCCTGCCGATCTTAGAGACTCGAGGTACGTTTGGTTGCCATTGATGGTTGGTGGACTTGTGGATCAACCCCTTGACTACAATTTTAGGTTCCCTTTGTGGTCAAGAGTGTCTATATATTGGCATAGGAAGTGGAGGCTTCCTCAAGGCTGGAATTCATTGAAATGA
- the LOC101210294 gene encoding protein SHORT-ROOT isoform X3, producing MDTLLRLVNDRLESSDQYSYNNNSSSSSKNSSDQNHYNFYLQNPQSQECFNNLFMEDEDHFSASSSSSHHHHHQLRQLQCSTTTTSTTSTGVVAPVDQDPNFDLSEEWASTILLQTAIAIVNNNTPRIQHLMWVLNELGSPYGDIDQKLAFYFLQGMFSRVTDSGAKCYGTLAAALEKQSCFESMRRMVLKFEEVSPWMRFGYVASNGSLMEALQGEKKLHIIDIAGSYSSFCTQWPTFIEALATQSDQTPHLTLTTLVAAKSEGTLRAHKKLMKEISRRLEKFARLMGIPFKFKPIFHYGDVSHFDFTNLPLKHDEAVAVNCSGALRSVAPLQNRRDFLISLFRSLRPKIITVVEEEADLNAHGGADDFVKHLQECLRWFRLYFDSLDGSFPVVTDERLMLERAAGRAVVDLLARGLAESVERRETAARWVRRMHDGGFKPVSFSEDVNDDVRALLRRYKDGWTVMDGDGAGAGMFLAWKGQPVVWAAAWVPGQVDGEKTPV from the exons ATGGATACCTTGTTAAGGTTGGTTAATGATCGTCTTGAATCCTCTGATCAATATTCTTATAACAATAATTCAAGCAGCAGCTCAAAGAATTCTAGTGATCAAAatcattataatttctatcttCAAAACCCACAATCTCAAGAATGCTTCAACAATTTGTTCATGGAGGATGAAGATCATTTCTCtgcttcctcttcttcaagtcaccaccaccaccaccaactCCGACAGCTTCAATGTTCCACCACCACGACTAGTACTACATCCACTG GTGTTGTTGCTCCAGTTGATCAAGACCCAAACTTTGATCTTTCTGAAGAATGGGCTTCTACAATACTCCTCCAAACAGCCATTGCTATCGTCAACAATAACACTCCTCGAATCCAACACCTCATGTGGGTGTTGAATGAGCTTGGTTCTCCATACGGCGACATCGATCAAAAGCTAGCGTTCTACTTCCTTCAAGGCATGTTCAGTCGGGTCACCGACTCAGGCGCCAAGTGCTATGGAACCTTGGCAGCAGCATTGGAGAAACAGTCGTGTTTCGAGTCGATGAGAAGAATGGTGTTGAAGTTTGAGGAGGTGAGTCCATGGATGAGATTTGGCTATGTTGCTTCAAATGGCTCCTTAATGGAAGCTTTACAAGGTGAAAAGAAGTTGCATATAATTGATATTGCTGGAAGTTACTCCTCATTTTGCACTCAATGGCCAACTTTTATTGAAGCTTTGGCAACACAATCGGACCAAACTCCGCACCTTACTCTAACTACCTTGGTTGCAGCCAAATCGGAAGGAACCCTACGAGCTCATAAG AAGTTGATGAAGGAAATAAGTAGAAGACTAGAGAAGTTCGCAAGGCTTATGGGAATTCCcttcaaattcaaacccaTTTTCCACTATGGCGACGTTTCGCACTTcgattttacaaatttaccCCTCAAACACGACGAGGCCGTCGCCGTCAACTGCTCCGGTGCCTTGCGCTCCGTCGCCCCCCTTCAAAACCGCCGCGATTTTCTCATATCGTTATTCCGATCATTGCGGCCCAAGATTATCACTGTCGTTGAGGAGGAAGCCGATCTCAACGCCCACGGCGGCGCCGACGACTTTGTCAAACACCTTCAGGAGTGTTTACGGTGGTTTAGGCTTTACTTCGATTCTTTGGACGGAAGTTTCCCGGTCGTCACTGACGAAAGGCTAATGCTTGAACGCGCAGCTGGACGCGCCGTCGTGGACTTGCTTGCACGCGGGCTGGCGGAATCGGTGGAGAGGCGTGAGACGGCGGCGCGTTGGGTCCGTCGTATGCATGACGGCGGTTTTAAACCGGTGTCGTTTAGTGAGGATGTAAATGATGATGTACGCGCGCTATTGAGGAGGTACAAGGATGGGTGGACAGTGATGGATGGCGACGGAGCTGGAGCCGGGATGTTCTTGGCTTGGAAGGGGCAGCCGGTGGTTTGGGCCGCCGCGTGGGTGCCTGGACAGGTAGACGGAGAGAAGACACCCGTGTGA
- the LOC101210294 gene encoding protein SHORT-ROOT isoform X2: MLLFSKSYYFIYQTLNKIIIYIYKVFFSFSEISFMDTLLRLVNDRLESSDQYSYNNNSSSSSKNSSDQNHYNFYLQNPQSQECFNNLFMEDEDHFSASSSSSHHHHHQLRQLQCSTTTTSTTSTGVVAPVDQDPNFDLSEEWASTILLQTAIAIVNNNTPRIQHLMWVLNELGSPYGDIDQKLAFYFLQGMFSRVTDSGAKCYGTLAAALEKQSCFESMRRMVLKFEEVSPWMRFGYVASNGSLMEALQGEKKLHIIDIAGSYSSFCTQWPTFIEALATQSDQTPHLTLTTLVAAKSEGTLRAHKLMKEISRRLEKFARLMGIPFKFKPIFHYGDVSHFDFTNLPLKHDEAVAVNCSGALRSVAPLQNRRDFLISLFRSLRPKIITVVEEEADLNAHGGADDFVKHLQECLRWFRLYFDSLDGSFPVVTDERLMLERAAGRAVVDLLARGLAESVERRETAARWVRRMHDGGFKPVSFSEDVNDDVRALLRRYKDGWTVMDGDGAGAGMFLAWKGQPVVWAAAWVPGQVDGEKTPV, from the exons ATGTTgcttttttctaaatcttattatttcatatatcaaaccttgaataaaataattatatatatttataaggtgtttttttccttcagtGAAATCTCATTCATGGATACCTTGTTAAGGTTGGTTAATGATCGTCTTGAATCCTCTGATCAATATTCTTATAACAATAATTCAAGCAGCAGCTCAAAGAATTCTAGTGATCAAAatcattataatttctatcttCAAAACCCACAATCTCAAGAATGCTTCAACAATTTGTTCATGGAGGATGAAGATCATTTCTCtgcttcctcttcttcaagtcaccaccaccaccaccaactCCGACAGCTTCAATGTTCCACCACCACGACTAGTACTACATCCACTG GTGTTGTTGCTCCAGTTGATCAAGACCCAAACTTTGATCTTTCTGAAGAATGGGCTTCTACAATACTCCTCCAAACAGCCATTGCTATCGTCAACAATAACACTCCTCGAATCCAACACCTCATGTGGGTGTTGAATGAGCTTGGTTCTCCATACGGCGACATCGATCAAAAGCTAGCGTTCTACTTCCTTCAAGGCATGTTCAGTCGGGTCACCGACTCAGGCGCCAAGTGCTATGGAACCTTGGCAGCAGCATTGGAGAAACAGTCGTGTTTCGAGTCGATGAGAAGAATGGTGTTGAAGTTTGAGGAGGTGAGTCCATGGATGAGATTTGGCTATGTTGCTTCAAATGGCTCCTTAATGGAAGCTTTACAAGGTGAAAAGAAGTTGCATATAATTGATATTGCTGGAAGTTACTCCTCATTTTGCACTCAATGGCCAACTTTTATTGAAGCTTTGGCAACACAATCGGACCAAACTCCGCACCTTACTCTAACTACCTTGGTTGCAGCCAAATCGGAAGGAACCCTACGAGCTCATAAG TTGATGAAGGAAATAAGTAGAAGACTAGAGAAGTTCGCAAGGCTTATGGGAATTCCcttcaaattcaaacccaTTTTCCACTATGGCGACGTTTCGCACTTcgattttacaaatttaccCCTCAAACACGACGAGGCCGTCGCCGTCAACTGCTCCGGTGCCTTGCGCTCCGTCGCCCCCCTTCAAAACCGCCGCGATTTTCTCATATCGTTATTCCGATCATTGCGGCCCAAGATTATCACTGTCGTTGAGGAGGAAGCCGATCTCAACGCCCACGGCGGCGCCGACGACTTTGTCAAACACCTTCAGGAGTGTTTACGGTGGTTTAGGCTTTACTTCGATTCTTTGGACGGAAGTTTCCCGGTCGTCACTGACGAAAGGCTAATGCTTGAACGCGCAGCTGGACGCGCCGTCGTGGACTTGCTTGCACGCGGGCTGGCGGAATCGGTGGAGAGGCGTGAGACGGCGGCGCGTTGGGTCCGTCGTATGCATGACGGCGGTTTTAAACCGGTGTCGTTTAGTGAGGATGTAAATGATGATGTACGCGCGCTATTGAGGAGGTACAAGGATGGGTGGACAGTGATGGATGGCGACGGAGCTGGAGCCGGGATGTTCTTGGCTTGGAAGGGGCAGCCGGTGGTTTGGGCCGCCGCGTGGGTGCCTGGACAGGTAGACGGAGAGAAGACACCCGTGTGA
- the LOC101210294 gene encoding protein SHORT-ROOT isoform X1, translated as MLLFSKSYYFIYQTLNKIIIYIYKVFFSFSEISFMDTLLRLVNDRLESSDQYSYNNNSSSSSKNSSDQNHYNFYLQNPQSQECFNNLFMEDEDHFSASSSSSHHHHHQLRQLQCSTTTTSTTSTGVVAPVDQDPNFDLSEEWASTILLQTAIAIVNNNTPRIQHLMWVLNELGSPYGDIDQKLAFYFLQGMFSRVTDSGAKCYGTLAAALEKQSCFESMRRMVLKFEEVSPWMRFGYVASNGSLMEALQGEKKLHIIDIAGSYSSFCTQWPTFIEALATQSDQTPHLTLTTLVAAKSEGTLRAHKKLMKEISRRLEKFARLMGIPFKFKPIFHYGDVSHFDFTNLPLKHDEAVAVNCSGALRSVAPLQNRRDFLISLFRSLRPKIITVVEEEADLNAHGGADDFVKHLQECLRWFRLYFDSLDGSFPVVTDERLMLERAAGRAVVDLLARGLAESVERRETAARWVRRMHDGGFKPVSFSEDVNDDVRALLRRYKDGWTVMDGDGAGAGMFLAWKGQPVVWAAAWVPGQVDGEKTPV; from the exons ATGTTgcttttttctaaatcttattatttcatatatcaaaccttgaataaaataattatatatatttataaggtgtttttttccttcagtGAAATCTCATTCATGGATACCTTGTTAAGGTTGGTTAATGATCGTCTTGAATCCTCTGATCAATATTCTTATAACAATAATTCAAGCAGCAGCTCAAAGAATTCTAGTGATCAAAatcattataatttctatcttCAAAACCCACAATCTCAAGAATGCTTCAACAATTTGTTCATGGAGGATGAAGATCATTTCTCtgcttcctcttcttcaagtcaccaccaccaccaccaactCCGACAGCTTCAATGTTCCACCACCACGACTAGTACTACATCCACTG GTGTTGTTGCTCCAGTTGATCAAGACCCAAACTTTGATCTTTCTGAAGAATGGGCTTCTACAATACTCCTCCAAACAGCCATTGCTATCGTCAACAATAACACTCCTCGAATCCAACACCTCATGTGGGTGTTGAATGAGCTTGGTTCTCCATACGGCGACATCGATCAAAAGCTAGCGTTCTACTTCCTTCAAGGCATGTTCAGTCGGGTCACCGACTCAGGCGCCAAGTGCTATGGAACCTTGGCAGCAGCATTGGAGAAACAGTCGTGTTTCGAGTCGATGAGAAGAATGGTGTTGAAGTTTGAGGAGGTGAGTCCATGGATGAGATTTGGCTATGTTGCTTCAAATGGCTCCTTAATGGAAGCTTTACAAGGTGAAAAGAAGTTGCATATAATTGATATTGCTGGAAGTTACTCCTCATTTTGCACTCAATGGCCAACTTTTATTGAAGCTTTGGCAACACAATCGGACCAAACTCCGCACCTTACTCTAACTACCTTGGTTGCAGCCAAATCGGAAGGAACCCTACGAGCTCATAAG AAGTTGATGAAGGAAATAAGTAGAAGACTAGAGAAGTTCGCAAGGCTTATGGGAATTCCcttcaaattcaaacccaTTTTCCACTATGGCGACGTTTCGCACTTcgattttacaaatttaccCCTCAAACACGACGAGGCCGTCGCCGTCAACTGCTCCGGTGCCTTGCGCTCCGTCGCCCCCCTTCAAAACCGCCGCGATTTTCTCATATCGTTATTCCGATCATTGCGGCCCAAGATTATCACTGTCGTTGAGGAGGAAGCCGATCTCAACGCCCACGGCGGCGCCGACGACTTTGTCAAACACCTTCAGGAGTGTTTACGGTGGTTTAGGCTTTACTTCGATTCTTTGGACGGAAGTTTCCCGGTCGTCACTGACGAAAGGCTAATGCTTGAACGCGCAGCTGGACGCGCCGTCGTGGACTTGCTTGCACGCGGGCTGGCGGAATCGGTGGAGAGGCGTGAGACGGCGGCGCGTTGGGTCCGTCGTATGCATGACGGCGGTTTTAAACCGGTGTCGTTTAGTGAGGATGTAAATGATGATGTACGCGCGCTATTGAGGAGGTACAAGGATGGGTGGACAGTGATGGATGGCGACGGAGCTGGAGCCGGGATGTTCTTGGCTTGGAAGGGGCAGCCGGTGGTTTGGGCCGCCGCGTGGGTGCCTGGACAGGTAGACGGAGAGAAGACACCCGTGTGA
- the LOC101203829 gene encoding 60S ribosomal protein L26-1 has protein sequence MKYNPRVSSSRRKNRKAHFSAPSSVRRILMSATLSGDLRSKYNVRSMPIRKDDEVQVLRGTYKGREGKVVQVYRRKWIIHIERITREKVNGSTVNVGIKPSKVMITKLKLDKDRKSLLDRKAKGRASADKDKGTKFTAEDIMQSVD, from the coding sequence ATGAAGTACAACCCTAGAGTCTCCAGCTCCCGCCGTAAGAATCGCAAGGCACACTTCTCCGCGCCGTCCAGCGTACGGCGGATTTTGATGAGTGCGACCCTCTCCGGCGACCTTCGTTCTAAGTACAATGTCCGCTCCATGCCGATCCGGAAGGACGACGAAGTTCAGGTCTTGAGAGGAACGTACAAAGGCCGTGAAGGTAAGGTCGTACAGGTCTACCGTCGCAAGTGGATCATTCATATTGAGCGCATCACTAGAGAGAAAGTGAATGGCTCCACTGTTAATGTTGGAATTAAGCCGTCGAAGGTTATGATTACGAAGCTCAAGTTGGATAAGGATAGGAAGTCGTTGCTTGATCGTAAGGCTAAGGGTCGTGCTTCTGCAGATAAGGATAAGGGTACTAAATTCACTGCTGAGGATATTATGCAAAGCGTCGACTAA
- the LOC101204241 gene encoding mitochondrial outer membrane protein porin 2 — MSKGPGLFSDIGKKAKDLLTRDYISDQKFSVSTYSHAGVVLTSTAVKKGGLSTGDIAALYKYRNVTFDVKVDTESNISTIVTLNEIVPSTKTIASVKIPDFNSGKLEVQYFHDHATLATAVALNQNPFVDVSATIGTPTIAFGAEAGYDTTSGNFTKYAAGISVTKPDSSASIILGDKGDSIRASYVHYLDQFKRSAAVGEITRKFSTNENTFTVGGSYAVDQLTVVKGKLNNNGKLGALLQHEIIPKSLLTISGEIDTKALDRVPKFGLSVALKP, encoded by the exons ATGAGCAAGGGACCCGGCCTTTTCTCCGACATCGGCAAGAAAGCTAAAG aTCTTCTGACCAGGGACTACATCTCCGATCAGAAATTCTCCGTCTCTACTTACAGCCATGCTGGAGTG GTCCTTACCTCAACCGCAGTGAAGAAAGGGGGACTATCAACTGGGGATATTGCAGCATTGTATAAGTACAGGAATGTTACATTTGATGTTAAAGTTGATACAGAATCAAAT ataTCTACCATCGTCActttaaatgaaattgttcCATCCACAAAGACTATTGCATCAGTCAAGATCCCCGATTTTAACTCTGGCAAG TTGGAGGTTCAATATTTCCACGATCACGCAACCCTTGCAACTGCAGTTGCCTTGAATCAAAACCCCTTTGTCGATGTTTCAGCCACCATTGGTACTCCAACCATTGCCTTTGGTGCAGAAGCAGGCTACGACACAACTTCTGGTAACTTCACAAAGTACGCCGCTGGCATTAGCGTGACGAAACCTGACTCATCTGCATCGATAATCTT AGGTGACAAGGGAGACTCAATAAGAGCTTCCTACGTGCACTATTTGGATCAATTCAAGAGGAGTGCTGCTGTGGGAGAGATCACCCGAAAATTCTCCACAAACGAGAACACTTTCACAGTAGGTGGGTCATATGCCGTTGATCAGCTGACAGTGGTGAAGGGGAAACTGAACAATAATGGGAAGCTTGGGGCACTTCTACAACATGAAATTATTCCGAAATCTTTGTTGACGATCTCGGGCGAGATCGACACAAAGGCATTGGACAGAGTTCCCAAGTTTGGTTTGTCTGTTGCCCTCAAGccataa
- the LOC105434739 gene encoding precursor of CEP9, translated as MGNYHFQTICQCAILLLTIFIAFGTYQIQGRPFKPLTSSHIPSHSSLGDGFRESDVGSKDDFRPTTPGNSPGVGHHSIRRSGTMAAIASDGRAVHITEGLKDDFRPTAPGHSPGIGHVQHHIASKPNA; from the coding sequence ATGGGAAATTACCATTTTCAAACCATATGTCAATGTGCTATTCTTCTACTTACCATCTTCATAGCCTTTGGAACTTATCAAATCCAAGGAAGGCCTTTCAAACCTCTTACTTCATCTCATATTCCTTCCCACTCCTCTCTCGGTGACGGTTTCAGGGAGTCCGACGTCGGTAGCAAGGACGATTTTCGCCCTACAACGCCCGGAAATAGCCCTGGAGTTGGCCACCATTCGATTCGAAGAAGTGGCACCATGGCTGCCATTGCTTCTGATGGTCGAGCAGTGCACATTACAGAAGGGTTGAAGGATGATTTTCGACCAACGGCACCGGGACATAGCCCTGGCATCGGTCATGTTCAGCATCACATTGCTTCAAAACCAAATGCTTAA